The nucleotide window TGCCGCCGCGCCCGCTAGTCATCCAGCTGCCGACCGCGGAGGAGAAGCGGGCCGAGGAGGCTGCTGAAGCGGAGCTGCGGTGCGCGAGCTGGAGGACGGCGGGGGAGGCCAACAACCTGGCGCCGTGGGCGGCCGTGCCGGAGGGCTGCGTGCCGCACGTGCGCGCATACCTCACCGGCCCCGCCTACCGCTCCGACCTCGACCTCGTCGCGCGGGAGGCCTCCGCATACGCCCGCTCCGCGCGCGCCGCCGACTCCACCAACGACGCCGCCTGGGTCTTCGACATCGACGAGACGCTGCTCTCCAACCTCCCCTACTACGCGCAGCACGGATACGGGTGAGCCATTTCGAGACCGCCGGGCCGGGAAGCTCGATTCCTCGACTGAGATTTGCTCACGCTCGATGTTGGACTGCAGGCTGGAGCTGTTCGACCACCGCGAGTTCGACCGGTGGGTGGAGACGGGGGAGGCGCCGGCGATCCCCTCCAGCCTCCGCCTCTACAGGGAGGTGCGCGACCTGGGGTTCAAGACCTTCCTGCTCACCGGCCGCACCGAGGCCCACCAGGCCGTCACCGTCGACAACCTCAGGAGACAGGGCTTCCACGATTGGGACAAGCTCATACTCAGGTAGTACCCACCTACACCTTCACCGTCCCTCTTCTGCTGTTTATACCATTGCACATCACTTTCACCCTGCCTTGGTGGGGAATTTTTTTAGGCATTCCATTGAGCTATGTCCTGCTCCAAATATTAAACTTGTTTCTGTGTGCTCTTCATAATCACTGGCTGAGAGACCCATTAGAATGCCCAAATTACCAAATGCAGCAGTCTTTGTCACAAAAATACATCAAAATTCAGCGCTGCAGCAATGTCCTTGCATATAGGCAGTAGAAAGTTCATTATGTTGGACCGAATACTCTGTTCTAGGTACGCGTTCCAGACATGAATCTACTTAGTTAGCGCCAGTCCTTCCATCCAAATTCTAATATGGCAGTACCACAACCTGAGGACAAGGGTGAAATAGTCTTGTTGCGGTGCTGAATTTCACAGCCACTAATCTTGTTGTAGTCTTCTGCCAACTAGTGTTCTTCATTTCTGCATAATGGGATTCTGAAACCTGCCCTCTGTGATGATGTCCAGGGCAGCGGCTGACCGGGAGAAAACGGCGACGGCCTACAAGTCGGAGAAGAGGAAGGAGATGGAGGCGGAGGGGTACAAGATCCTGGGCAACTCGGGCGACCAGTGGAGCGACCTGCTGGGCTACTCCATGAGCGCCCGCTCCTTCAAGCTCCCCAACCCAATGTACTACATCCCCTGACACAAGAGAGCagacatgattggtgggcatagTGTGAGAAATGCAGTGCTTATTTATCTGTTGCGTTCGTCATGCCGGCCCGATTGACTGAACCCTGTACTGACTGACTGAGTGTGCAAAAACAAAACTGAGAATGGAATTGAGAAGGAAGGATTTATACCGTGCAAAAGGATTGGACTTGTGAGCTTGATTTTGTAATGGATAAGATGTGAAATGTTGTTGCTTTGATGGACACAATGTGCCGAAAAGGCGAGGAATCGACGGAATGGCTCC belongs to Triticum urartu cultivar G1812 chromosome 7, Tu2.1, whole genome shotgun sequence and includes:
- the LOC125522509 gene encoding acid phosphatase 1-like translates to MACHRGAALLLLPLLLALAGSVAGDAVEAAQDQLPPRPLVIQLPTAEEKRAEEAAEAELRCASWRTAGEANNLAPWAAVPEGCVPHVRAYLTGPAYRSDLDLVAREASAYARSARAADSTNDAAWVFDIDETLLSNLPYYAQHGYGLELFDHREFDRWVETGEAPAIPSSLRLYREVRDLGFKTFLLTGRTEAHQAVTVDNLRRQGFHDWDKLILRAAADREKTATAYKSEKRKEMEAEGYKILGNSGDQWSDLLGYSMSARSFKLPNPMYYIP